The following proteins are co-located in the Dietzia timorensis genome:
- a CDS encoding quinone oxidoreductase family protein → MSNSIPKTMTAWRQNAYGGPESLTRAEVPVPQPGEGEVLIKIGATSLNGADIRIMRGDPKLVRLGSGMRGPKEKIRGKDVAGTIVAVGPRVFGRSVGDRVVGELPGGGLAEFVVAYSSKLSTIPSGVDDKIAATLPLAGGTAWQALESVNTDRGASVLIIGAGGGVGTFTVNLATWAGAHVHALCSPRAIETVAALGAERVDDRTATSTESLASDDYDVIVDLGGVVPLRELRRLVRDGGDVVEVAMGGNSVVGPLGRAIGSQAMSTWSKKHLRPLLATKRPGLTKTLLDLVASGEITPHIDREVPLDSADQAIKALDDGEVVGKILVVPGS, encoded by the coding sequence ATGTCGAACTCGATCCCAAAGACCATGACCGCCTGGCGCCAGAACGCTTACGGTGGTCCCGAATCTCTCACGCGCGCCGAGGTGCCGGTTCCGCAGCCGGGCGAGGGAGAAGTGCTTATCAAGATCGGCGCCACATCGCTCAACGGCGCCGACATCCGCATCATGCGAGGGGATCCGAAGCTTGTCCGGCTCGGTTCCGGGATGCGCGGACCGAAAGAGAAAATCCGTGGCAAGGACGTCGCCGGGACGATCGTCGCGGTGGGGCCACGTGTCTTCGGTCGTTCGGTGGGAGACCGCGTCGTGGGTGAGCTGCCCGGTGGCGGCCTTGCCGAGTTTGTCGTCGCCTACTCGTCAAAGCTGAGCACGATTCCCAGCGGGGTCGACGATAAGATCGCCGCCACCTTGCCGCTCGCTGGCGGCACCGCTTGGCAGGCGTTGGAATCGGTCAACACCGATCGAGGTGCGAGCGTGCTCATCATCGGCGCCGGAGGCGGCGTCGGCACCTTTACCGTCAACCTGGCGACGTGGGCCGGCGCGCACGTTCACGCGCTGTGTAGCCCCAGAGCGATCGAGACGGTCGCCGCGCTCGGCGCCGAACGCGTCGACGATCGGACCGCGACGAGCACCGAGTCGTTGGCATCCGACGACTACGACGTCATCGTCGATCTCGGCGGCGTGGTGCCGCTGCGCGAACTGCGCAGGCTCGTCCGAGACGGTGGCGATGTCGTCGAGGTCGCTATGGGCGGCAACTCGGTAGTCGGGCCCCTGGGACGGGCAATCGGTTCTCAGGCCATGTCCACATGGTCGAAGAAGCATCTCCGTCCGCTCCTGGCAACCAAGCGGCCAGGCCTCACCAAGACCCTCCTCGACTTGGTCGCGTCCGGGGAGATCACCCCGCACATCGATCGCGAGGTCCCGCTCGATTCGGCAGATCAAGCAATCAAAGCATTAGATGACGGCGAAGTGGTCGGAAAAATCCTGGTCGTCCCCGGCTCCTAG